The Acidimicrobiales bacterium genomic interval GTCGTCACCTTCGTGTTCCTGGTGCTGGCCAGCTTCGTGGCAGCCGTCGCCTTCACCACCTGGTCGGTGGTCGGCATGGCGGTGTCGGCGCTGCTGCTCGGGCTGGCCGCCGGGCAGATGGCGGCCCTGTCCTTCACCGTGCCCGACGCCGGGCTGCCGGCCGGGGTCCCCGAGCGCTGGCGGGCGTGGGCGACCAGCGAGTGGCTCCACCTGGCCATCCTGCTGGCGGCCCTGGTCGCCGCGTTCACGGCCGTGTGACCGGGCCGGCGGGCCCGCCGACGTCGCCCGGTCCGGTCAGCCCACCCGGGTGATGCGGACGACCACGTCGAGCGACTCGGCCGGGCCGCCGTGGTAGATGCCCTTGAGCGGCGAGACGTCGCCGTAGTCCCGGGCCCGGCCCACCACGACGTGGCGGTCCCCGACGGGCTGGGCGTTGGTGGGGTCGAGGGCGAGCCAGTCGCCCAGCCACGCCTCCACCCAGGCGTGGCTCTGCCCGACGACGGTCTCGCCCACCTCGGCGCCGCTGCTCGGGTGCAGGTAGCCGGACGTGTAGCGGGCGGGGATCCCCATGCCCCGCAGGATGGCGAGGAGGACGTGGGCGAAGTCCTGGCACACGCCCCGTCGCTGGCGCAGCGCCTCGAGCGCGTCGGTCGAGACGGTGGTCGAGCCCTTCTCGTACCGGAGGTTGTCGCACACCCACTCCAGGGCCGCCGTGCACGCCCCTTCGGGCGACCGGCCCCCGGCCAGCTGCCGGGCGATCTGGGTCACCTCGTCGTCGACGGGCACGTACCAGGTCGGTGTGAGCAGCTCGGCGAACTGGTCGGTGACGTCCGACGAGGCGAGGTCGTCCCACGTGCAGGCCGGGGCCGGTCGGGGCGGCGCCGACGTCTCCACCAGCGACGTGGCGGTGACCTCCAGGTGGTCGTGGGCCTCGTCCACGTCGAACGCGTGGACCAGGGTGCCCCAGTAGTCCCAGTAGCGGAACGGGG includes:
- a CDS encoding transglutaminase family protein, which translates into the protein PFRYWDYWGTLVHAFDVDEAHDHLEVTATSLVETSAPPRPAPACTWDDLASSDVTDQFAELLTPTWYVPVDDEVTQIARQLAGGRSPEGACTAALEWVCDNLRYEKGSTTVSTDALEALRQRRGVCQDFAHVLLAILRGMGIPARYTSGYLHPSSGAEVGETVVGQSHAWVEAWLGDWLALDPTNAQPVGDRHVVVGRARDYGDVSPLKGIYHGGPAESLDVVVRITRVG